The DNA window TTCTGATAGAGCCGCCTTCCAGAATGCCGCCCGCTTTTTCCAGCGCCTCGGAAACTCTTTGAGTTCCGATAAATTCGTACATTCCGGGCGCTTTTACCGCCCCTGAGACAAGAACCTTTATCGACCTGATACCTACGAGGGTAATCGAATAGGCAACATCGGGGTAATACTTGCTTATCAATTCTCGGAGACGTGCGCGGGCTTCACTCAAGATTAGATTGCCAACATCGGCGCGCCCGATGCCGGTCAGAAGTAGAAACCCCTCCGGCGATACTGTCACCTCAATAGTCGGCGAGGTGCCATCCCAGAAATCGACACGAAATCTGTCTCCGGGTCCGACAATATATTCATCCGGGTCAACCACCGAGCTGAGAGACCCCTCCTGCGCTTGAGCGGCGATTGCCAGGATTGCAATAAGCGAAACTAAAAAAAAGATTCTCGTCGGAATTTTAAGCCTGCCTCTGGAACCATTGCCGACATGTTCCGTTCTCATATTATTTAACCTGTGATATTTTCTATACTTAGCACTTTAGGTTAGAGGCTTTTTATACAAAATTCGGTCATAAAAGTCAAGATTCCTTTCCGCCGGTGATTCTGACTGATTTTGAAATCGCTCAACGAATTTGTTTCGAGTGCAAATCCAAAAGTGCCACCGCGGTATTGACATATAGAGCAAACTGATATAGTTTCGCCGTATTATTTAGATGGATATTTATAATCAAACCAATATGAGAGGAGCAACCCCGGTGAGTAAAATCCTGACTTTATTGGCGCTGGGCATCTTCCTGGCCGCCGGCGCCATGGGACAGACCGGCGCATTGAAGCTGGACGTAAAAGAGAAAACCTTATCCAATGGAATGAGAATCCTGGTGGTGGAAAATCATTCGGCGCCGGTTTTCTCGACTATTATAAAATTCAATACCGGCTCTGTCGACGAACGCCCCGGCATAACCGGTATATCGCATCTTTTGGAGCATATGTTGTTCAAAGGAAGCAAGATTTTCGGAACCGCTGATTTTGAAGCGGAGGTCCCCATCATGCGGAAAATCGATTCCCTGGCGGCGCTTCTTCATGCCGAGCAGGTGAAGCTGAATAGTCCCCTCTATCAGGCTGATTCCGCCCGCTATAAGGCAATCAAGGAAGAAATGGCGGCGCTTCAGAGCGAGCAGAAGAAATATGTCATAAAAGATGAACTCTGGAGCACCTATCTGCAGAACGGCGGCACCACGTTGAACGCATCGACGGGAAATGACGGCACCCAGTATTTTGTCTCCCTGCCCAAAAATCGTCTGGAACTCTGGGCGTTTATGGAAGCCGACCGACTTGATAATCTGGTTCTGCGCGAATTCTATTCCGAGCGCGATGTCGTCATGGAGGAGCGCCGTCTGCGCACCGAGAATGAACCGTGGGGAATAGTCTATGAAGCGCTGGGAGCAACCATGTTTTGGGCGTCACCCTATGCCTGGCCTGTTATCGGCTGGATGAGCGACCTGGAGATGGTCATGCGGGAAGAAGTCGAAGAGTATTTCAAGTCGCACTATGCCCCATCCAATGCCGTGGCGGCGATTGTCGGAGATGTTGATGCTGAAGAGGTCTTCCGGGTTTGCGAGAAATATTTCGGCAAGATTCCGGCGCAGCCGACTCCTCCGCCGGTGCGGACCCGTGATGCCGCGCAAAAAGGGGAGCGGCGTGTGGAAATTGAATTCGACGCCAATCCTATTGGGATTGTCGCCTGGCGGACGCCCGAGGTCGGTCACCCCGACCTGCCGGCTCTGTCGGTGGCGGCTAATGTCCTGTCGTCGGGTCGAACCAGCCGCTTCTACAAAAATATTCGCGAGAAAAAGCTCGGCAATGTTTCCGCCTCGGTGGACAACTCGTCCCGTCTGCCCAGCGCCTTCTATTGCTCCATCACCCCTTATGGCGAGCACAGTTTTCAGGACCTGGAAGAGGCCGTCTACGCCGAAATCGAAAAATTGAAGACCGAACCGCTTTCAGAATGGGAACTACAGAAAGTGCGCAATCAGATTGACGCCTCATTCACCCGCTCACTGGAATCGAACCTCGGCATTGCTTTTCGCATTTCCGGCAGCGAGGTTGTTACCGGCGACTGGTCGCACTTCATCAAATTGCAGGAACAGATTAAGATGGTCACAGCCGACGATGTGATGCGGGTTGTCAGTAAGTACCTGACCAAATCGAATCGCACCGTGGTGTACATCGTTAAGACCAAATCGGAAGCGGCGCCCAGCGCGGCACTGCCGTCTTACTGAGACAGGAGAAGCAACAATGAAAAAAATATTCTATTTGATGGCGATAATGGCGTTGCTGGCGACGACCGCTTTGGCGCAGACGGCGGCTTTGAAATCCCCCGGCTCCCGAATAATCGAGGGATTCAAGTATGAGCAATTTGAATTAAACCTTCCGGAAGTCGGTGTCGAGGTTGACCGGGTAGAATTGAAAAACGGCATGATTCTTTACCTGTATGAAGACCATCGCCTGCCCATCGTCAATGTTTACGGCTTAATCCGTTGCGGCTCAATCTTCGACCCGCCCGAAAAAAACGGTTTATCGGGACTGGTGGGAACGGTGATGCGGACGGGAGGCAGCCAGACTATCAGCGGCGATTCGCTGAGTATTCTCATGGAGTACATCGGTGGGACGCTGGAAACCTGGGTTCGCAGCGAGGAAGGAGGCGCTCAACTGAATGTCCTCTCCAAAGACCTCGAAATGGGGTTGAAACTCTTTGCCGACCTTCTGCGAAATCCGGCTTTCCCGCAGGAGAAACTTGACCTTGCCAAGGTCGATATCAAGAACAGCATCAAGAGACGCAACGACCAGCCCGGAGCCATTACGGAGCGGTATTTCAGCCGTACTATCTATGGCGACCATCCCTTTGGGCGTATCCTGGAGTGGGCATCGGTCAAGACAATCACCCCCGATGACATGCGTGATTATCACCGTCGCTTCTTTGCACCCAACAACATGATGATAGCTGTTTCCGGTGATTTCAAGAAGGCCGACATAATCAAGAAATTCGAGAAATATTTCGGCGACTGGAAAAAATCGGAGTTCCCGATTCCGCCGTATCCGCCGGTTGAATTCGGTTATAAACCGGGCGTCTATCTGGTCAAGAAGGATATTAACCAGGCGAATATTCGGATCGGGCAACTGGGCGTCAAACGGGGTAACCCGGATAAATATGCCATTGACCTCCTTAATTATATCCTC is part of the Candidatus Zixiibacteriota bacterium genome and encodes:
- a CDS encoding pitrilysin family protein, producing MSKILTLLALGIFLAAGAMGQTGALKLDVKEKTLSNGMRILVVENHSAPVFSTIIKFNTGSVDERPGITGISHLLEHMLFKGSKIFGTADFEAEVPIMRKIDSLAALLHAEQVKLNSPLYQADSARYKAIKEEMAALQSEQKKYVIKDELWSTYLQNGGTTLNASTGNDGTQYFVSLPKNRLELWAFMEADRLDNLVLREFYSERDVVMEERRLRTENEPWGIVYEALGATMFWASPYAWPVIGWMSDLEMVMREEVEEYFKSHYAPSNAVAAIVGDVDAEEVFRVCEKYFGKIPAQPTPPPVRTRDAAQKGERRVEIEFDANPIGIVAWRTPEVGHPDLPALSVAANVLSSGRTSRFYKNIREKKLGNVSASVDNSSRLPSAFYCSITPYGEHSFQDLEEAVYAEIEKLKTEPLSEWELQKVRNQIDASFTRSLESNLGIAFRISGSEVVTGDWSHFIKLQEQIKMVTADDVMRVVSKYLTKSNRTVVYIVKTKSEAAPSAALPSY
- a CDS encoding pitrilysin family protein, encoding MKKIFYLMAIMALLATTALAQTAALKSPGSRIIEGFKYEQFELNLPEVGVEVDRVELKNGMILYLYEDHRLPIVNVYGLIRCGSIFDPPEKNGLSGLVGTVMRTGGSQTISGDSLSILMEYIGGTLETWVRSEEGGAQLNVLSKDLEMGLKLFADLLRNPAFPQEKLDLAKVDIKNSIKRRNDQPGAITERYFSRTIYGDHPFGRILEWASVKTITPDDMRDYHRRFFAPNNMMIAVSGDFKKADIIKKFEKYFGDWKKSEFPIPPYPPVEFGYKPGVYLVKKDINQANIRIGQLGVKRGNPDKYAIDLLNYILGGGSFTSRLTSRVRSDEGLAYSTGSSFSTNSRDYGTFYAYCQTKSSTAYKATKIIAEEIEKIRNEGVTEQELKEARDAVINRFVFTFDNPAKIVQSLMNLEFDGYPADYFKTYLDNYRKVNLEQMKMVAQKYLQSDSLTYLVVGKPEAFEKTLDEFGAVTIIELTDPVLE